The Elaeis guineensis isolate ETL-2024a chromosome 3, EG11, whole genome shotgun sequence region GCAATTTACATCACAACATCCAACCCCCTGCCGATATGAGCAAAGGATGTCATTTATTTGATACGAATTTCTGTCCAGCTACAAACAAGAACATGAAACTACAAATATGACTGGTGCTTGTTACATGAATAAGAGATCCTAAACGTATGACAAGTTAAATTAGCGCAACATGAGATAAAAAGAATATGTATAATGCAAATAGAGTCCACCATTGATCTATTTCTGCCTAAACTGCATGGATTGCATTGCTGCTACTCGGGCTAAGGTCAGGCCCACTGACCGATGGATTCAGGTGAAAGGCCGACTGCCTTGAACCAGAGGCTCCCAGCAGTTTGAGAGAGAGAGCAGATGGCTCCATGCGGCCAGCAACATGCTCGCCGATGCTGAGTTTGGACATACCCGCGACCTCATCCAAGTTGACCGGCTCCTTGGGAACAACAGGTGTAGGCTTTACGATCTCATGCATCTCGCCCATCACTTGTTTTGCAGGTGCAGTCAGATCTGGAGGCCAGAATGCATAAGGCACAGGAATGAATGCAGGGTAGAACGCTGGGACTGCCGGCATCAGGGTATGCCGTATGGCATGGTTTCATTAAGCTCCGGAGGGGGGTTGTTCTTTGTTAAGGGTTCAGCAAGCTCCGGTTGTTGATTTTGACAGAGATTTAAAGCTGGCCGCGGGTTTGTGTTATCAGGTTCATTAGGAGGAGACTGGTGCATGAACCGTTCTTCAAGAACTGGGAGCTGGTCCGTTGGCTGCAAGTCCAGGAAACAAGAATGATAAAGCCATCCTTGGACAATTAACCAACGAAAACAGGGGAGGTCATTTGAATAAGACTCTCGAGGAGAGAAGACATACCATTTCAGGGACCATGTCGAACAAGCTCGAGCGTCTCTTCCTTCTCGATGCATTTGTCTGTCGTATGAAGTATTTCTGGGCATGGCTGGCCACCTGTGTTGGAGTCCGAGACACAACAAAGTTTCGAGCTATCCCACGCCAGTCACCTTTACCCAACTTCTGCAGACCCAGTAAGAACATCCGATGCTCTTCTTCAGTCCAAGGGACACCTGCAATCCAGTGCAAAAGGGATATAATCTAGTGATCATCTACCAAGTTTGATATCctgcaatttaaaaattaaaatataatacgtCATTGTGACATGGTTATGCAGCCTCTACGTTTCAaatgaatgaaagaaaataaagCCTCCTCATTGGAATTCTCTCAGGATATTTCTTTATTTTAATTGATTAAATAGATGAGAAACTGTGGGAGTCCGACGGATTGCAAAACTTAATGTTACAAGGCAAAGTAATGTAACATAATCCGTTAGCACCTGAAGAATGCATTCATATTAGTAAAGAATGTGTGCTGAATGTGTGTTGAAATATGAAGGCAGAGAAATGAAAAGTATATGTTTATTAAGAAGAAGGGGGGAAAAAAGTAATTAATAGGGCTTAAATCAAGGTTTTAAAACCCATAGGAGCGACTATCCCGATTTTCCTATGGAACGAGATGCACCACTGTCCCACCCCATTCCGACACTTGGGACAGGAGATGGCCTAAGATGTCCCGATCGGGACACCAGATGCTAACGGACGGCCATATTCCATACATGAGATGGCATCCTATCCCAATGTCCCACGAAATGTTTTGCTATAACCTGAATCCTTGATTTAAATGATAACAAAACAACATTTAGATTCATAAAGCTAAAGTTACAATATGCAGCAGCCATCCATCATAAGAGTCTCTAGGTGCATTACCAACCACCAGTACTTTCCCATGTAATGAATTTAAACAGCCTTCAAGCTTGACAATGCACTTTTTATTCACTAGAAACTATATATTGAACTAACAAAACTAATAGGTGAACAGCTACAAAATGCATTAGCATTTCAAAAGACTACCCATATGCAGGATCTAGAATTAGAACAGTATACCCAAACAGAGACAtacattgatcaaattaataacttgtgtgacactaatataaggaagcTAAGAGTAAATAAAGATGGAATCAACATGACACCAATTCATAATAAAATCTGTCAACATATGCCAAGCACAGGAGTCCGCTTGAAACCCTGCAAGTATACACACCTCCAAGGTTCCTCTCTTATTACAGGATTATAATATTAATGACAAACATAAACATATTAAAATCCATTAAGAAGGCAAGAATTGCAAAAACCTACCAGAACATGGTAATCACAGGTTTATATTGATCTGTCATGGACATAATTGTGATTCATAACTTATCAGTGCAATTATTAAACCAATGACATGCATATAGGCATAGAAGAGCGCTTGTCCACTGAGTTGTGAAGAGATATCATACACCTCATTGGAAGCATTCTGCCAGTGAAATTGATCATGAATGTATATCCAACTGGGATGGCATTCATACAACCCATCAAATATAAGGGTATACAATGTGCTCTGCAACTCTGACATTAGTTTTGATATGCAAACAAGTGATAAATATCATATATGACAATGCCCTCATAGAACAATAAGCTGAAACAATTTCAGTTAAACCTTTCAATCTGAACCAAAACTGCTTATCTTATTTGATAGCTGGTAATTTGTATGCAGAAAATTAAAATTCCGAGAGATGAAGTAtagcaatttaaaaaaaaaattaaaataaaatgaagAAGTGGGATTACTAAGCCAATAGTTCTGTGGATCATAGGCGACAGGAAAATAAGTTGAAACAATTTCAGTTGAACCTTTGAATCTGAACCAAAACTGCCTTTCTTATTTGATAGCTGGTATTTTATACTGCAGAAAATTAAAAATCCGAGAGAATAAGCAtaggaattttttttaaaaataaagaaataaactgAAGAAGTGGGATTACTGAGCCAATAATTCTGTAATAGGCTTGAAGAAGTGGGATTACTCAGCCAATAATTCTGTAATGGACGAAAGGATCTCCAAATAATAAACAAGAAGAAAAACCAAACAAAAGAACAAGTAAATAACAAAACATGGGCCAACAACCAACATGCTAAAGAATTCAAGCCACAAGTTATCTCACCTAGTTTGGCACACTATGGTTGTCCTCAATAAGATACCTCAAAAATCTTTCTTCAATTACCATTCCACTCTTTACAAATTTGGCACCACAATGCATGTGGTGTTACATGGTGGGCATCCTTATCCCTTATCTGAACCATAAAAATTAAAGTCAGCAGCATACAACTAGTACCCAGTATTTAACCATGGATCACATCTAAGAGAAATTGCAAAGT contains the following coding sequences:
- the LOC105036987 gene encoding LOW QUALITY PROTEIN: transcription factor MYBS3 (The sequence of the model RefSeq protein was modified relative to this genomic sequence to represent the inferred CDS: inserted 1 base in 1 codon), with the translated sequence MTRRCSHCSNNGHNSRTCPTRAGGVRLFGVRLTDGVGSMKKSASMGSLYSAGASSIGGGGGGGCSPNPGSPSNDPLRDHQAAAAGYASDDAAHASCSSNCRNERKKGVPWTEEEHRMFLLGLQKLGKGDWRGIARNFVVSRTPTQVASHAQKYFIRQTNASRRKRRSSLFDMVPEMPTDQLPVLEERFMHQSPPNEPDNTNPRPALNLCQNQQPELAEPLTKNNPPPELNETMPYGXTLMPAVPAFYPAFIPVPYAFWPPDLTAPAKQVMGEMHEIVKPTPVVPKEPVNLDEVAGMSKLSIGEHVAGRMEPSALSLKLLGASGSRQSAFHLNPSVSGPDLSPSSSNAIHAV